The Mycoplasmopsis gallinacea genome includes a window with the following:
- a CDS encoding McrB family protein, whose translation MSINKEIIQINKIKDYLAQKPNIQRDAIQKITKIDIDNVNSFYNEIKSNFEPRKLEKIPSEDLLYKLFNETNENGVKKEDKKENLMYRLEYYGWVYKKPINKKTEDYMNEFFGSIKNGDASTKFPLQIAKSKDKKEIIFIHKKREITKEEAIQITNDVKLFLKKVYEKSNTYDNYNLNNIDECIEFIKSIYNSIKEHESWEFKEGDWPFSLFDRVWFKKYLHIMFPDVFSPYYKTDGWQKYILDILFGDEANKWQEQEKLSKEEKKEISFMVNSILITNKIKSEFNLKNYEFIHCISNMDNEKEKNYVYVNKKGKENMTETKENKNNINEKGVNIIYYGVPGVGKSYKVQKEYCLDDKDKQVRFERVVFHPEYTYGDFVGQIKPIIKKENGNTLISYEFVPGAFTKILKKAIEDTNNHHYLIIEEINRGNAHSIFGDLFQLLDRDESGKSQYGITNYDLLEYINNDDLELEKIHLPSNLFIIATMNTSDQNVYTLDTAFQRRWEMKHISNDFTEKEEKLENSEILDTNVSWGTFLKVINDHILNNSSHMSSLEDKRIGKYFINKKDLENKKRIDYFAHKVLKYLWDDAFKLNRESVFKDEFKSLDSVIKIFIKSEGNERFKSIFNVEVQNKLSSKSNNNK comes from the coding sequence ATGAGTATTAATAAAGAAATAATCCAAATCAATAAAATAAAAGATTATTTAGCACAGAAACCGAACATACAAAGAGATGCAATTCAAAAAATAACTAAAATAGATATAGATAATGTGAACTCATTTTATAACGAAATTAAATCTAATTTTGAACCACGTAAACTAGAAAAAATACCAAGTGAAGATTTATTGTATAAACTCTTTAATGAAACCAATGAAAACGGAGTAAAAAAAGAAGATAAAAAAGAAAATTTAATGTATCGCCTAGAGTATTATGGTTGAGTATATAAAAAACCAATTAATAAAAAAACTGAAGATTATATGAATGAATTTTTCGGTAGTATAAAAAATGGGGACGCTAGTACTAAATTCCCTTTACAAATAGCCAAAAGTAAAGATAAAAAAGAAATCATTTTCATTCACAAAAAAAGAGAAATTACTAAAGAAGAAGCTATACAAATAACAAATGATGTTAAATTGTTTCTTAAGAAAGTTTATGAGAAAAGTAACACTTATGATAATTACAATTTAAATAACATTGACGAATGCATTGAATTTATAAAGTCAATTTATAATTCTATAAAAGAACATGAATCTTGAGAATTTAAGGAAGGTGACTGACCATTTAGTCTATTTGATAGAGTTTGATTTAAAAAATATCTCCATATTATGTTTCCCGATGTATTTTCTCCATATTACAAAACTGATGGATGACAAAAATACATTTTAGATATTCTCTTTGGTGATGAAGCAAATAAATGACAAGAGCAAGAAAAATTGAGTAAAGAAGAGAAAAAAGAAATAAGTTTTATGGTTAATTCAATACTAATAACTAATAAAATCAAAAGTGAATTTAATTTAAAAAATTATGAATTTATTCATTGTATATCTAATATGGATAATGAAAAAGAGAAAAATTATGTATATGTAAATAAAAAGGGTAAAGAAAATATGACAGAAACCAAAGAAAATAAAAACAACATAAATGAAAAAGGTGTAAATATCATCTACTACGGTGTACCTGGTGTTGGTAAATCATACAAAGTTCAAAAAGAATATTGTTTAGATGACAAAGATAAACAAGTCAGATTTGAAAGAGTTGTTTTTCATCCTGAATATACCTATGGAGATTTTGTAGGTCAAATCAAGCCAATTATTAAAAAAGAAAATGGAAATACCCTAATTTCTTATGAATTTGTCCCTGGTGCTTTTACGAAGATTCTGAAAAAAGCAATTGAAGATACTAATAATCATCACTACTTAATTATTGAAGAAATTAACCGCGGAAATGCACATTCTATTTTTGGTGATCTTTTCCAACTTTTAGATAGAGATGAAAGTGGAAAAAGTCAATACGGAATAACAAATTATGATCTTTTAGAATATATAAATAATGATGATTTAGAACTGGAAAAAATCCATTTACCTTCGAATTTATTTATTATTGCCACAATGAATACTTCAGATCAAAATGTTTATACTCTAGATACTGCCTTTCAAAGACGTTGAGAAATGAAACATATTTCTAACGATTTTACAGAAAAGGAAGAAAAACTTGAAAACTCTGAAATATTAGACACAAATGTTTCTTGAGGAACTTTCTTAAAAGTAATTAATGACCATATTTTAAATAATTCTAGCCATATGAGTTCTTTGGAAGATAAAAGAATTGGTAAATACTTTATAAACAAAAAGGATTTAGAGAATAAAAAAAGAATTGATTATTTTGCTCATAAAGTTCTTAAATATTTATGAGACGACGCTTTTAAATTAAACAGAGAAAGTGTGTTTAAAGATGAATTTAAGAGCTTAGATTCAGTTATAAAGATATTTATAAAGAGTGAAGGTAATGAAAGATTTAAGAGCATTTTCAACGTCGAAGTTCAAAATAAATTAAGTTCTAAATCAAATAACAATAAATAA